In Dehalococcoidales bacterium, one genomic interval encodes:
- a CDS encoding MFS transporter — MVPQLQGAGFSKARGYDILYIDAMLDGLGATRRRFQGIFFGWWIVLSSCVINALNRGFLNQGFTVYFLPLQAEFGWSRALLSTGYSLGHVESGILDPFQGWISDRFGPRRVILIGVILLGGGFIMLSMVQSIVAFFAAFLLLSIGSGFCGNLSFMVAIFNWFVRKRSLTLGIALAGGALGGVIVPAIAWSLTTHGWRVTALASGFIIWIIGIPLALLVRHKPEQYGYLPDGDRPARSEEHLQEHPSASPVPQDKSQEDDSFSAREALKSRAFWLIASGHALAILTVSAVSLHLAPHLVQQLGMSLEAAGSIVALLSVFSVVGRVVGGFLADRIQKRVLLVICMLSHSIGLFILTYAISMGQVILFTIFHGIAWGIRAVTQNAIRAEYFGRNSIGLILGISNVFSTTAQVSAPIFAGWLADIYGDYRLAFTILTVLTAFGSLFFGFAGKPVRKSQARM; from the coding sequence ATGGTCCCTCAACTCCAGGGCGCCGGTTTCTCCAAAGCTCGTGGATATGATATTCTATATATCGATGCTATGCTGGATGGCTTAGGCGCTACACGAAGACGGTTTCAAGGAATCTTCTTTGGTTGGTGGATCGTTCTATCTTCCTGTGTTATTAATGCGTTGAACCGGGGCTTTCTGAATCAGGGCTTTACAGTTTATTTCCTGCCGCTTCAGGCGGAGTTTGGCTGGAGCCGCGCTCTGCTTTCCACAGGCTACTCTCTGGGACATGTCGAAAGCGGGATCCTGGATCCCTTTCAGGGGTGGATTTCAGACCGTTTTGGACCCCGTCGTGTGATATTGATCGGCGTCATCTTGCTTGGCGGTGGCTTTATCATGTTGAGTATGGTCCAGTCCATTGTGGCCTTTTTTGCCGCTTTTCTCTTGCTATCCATAGGGTCCGGCTTTTGCGGTAATCTTTCTTTCATGGTGGCTATATTCAACTGGTTTGTCCGTAAACGCAGCCTGACCTTGGGTATAGCTTTAGCAGGCGGAGCATTGGGCGGAGTGATTGTACCGGCGATAGCATGGAGCCTGACCACCCATGGATGGCGCGTTACCGCCCTAGCCTCCGGTTTTATTATCTGGATCATCGGTATCCCGCTGGCTCTACTGGTACGCCATAAGCCGGAGCAATACGGCTACCTTCCGGACGGTGACCGCCCGGCTCGCTCCGAAGAGCATCTGCAGGAACATCCTTCTGCCAGCCCGGTTCCACAGGATAAGTCTCAAGAGGATGACAGCTTCTCGGCGAGAGAGGCTCTCAAGTCCCGCGCTTTCTGGTTGATTGCAAGTGGACACGCCTTAGCTATTTTGACCGTATCCGCGGTTTCTCTCCATCTGGCGCCTCACCTTGTCCAGCAGCTAGGAATGTCCTTAGAGGCTGCCGGTAGCATTGTGGCGCTATTGTCGGTGTTCTCCGTTGTCGGCAGGGTAGTTGGCGGGTTTCTTGCCGACCGGATTCAAAAGAGGGTGCTACTTGTGATATGCATGCTGTCTCACAGCATTGGCCTCTTCATACTGACCTACGCCATCAGCATGGGGCAGGTTATCCTGTTTACCATATTCCATGGTATAGCGTGGGGCATTCGAGCCGTCACGCAGAACGCAATCCGTGCGGAGTACTTCGGGCGCAACTCCATAGGGCTTATACTGGGGATCTCAAATGTATTTTCGACCACGGCACAGGTCAGCGCTCCTATCTTTGCGGGCTGGCTCGCAGACATATACGGAGACTACCGGTTAGCGTTCACCATCCTGACCGTGCTTACTGCTTTTGGCTCTCTATTTTTTGGGTTTGCCGGCAAGCCGGTTCGAAAATCACAGGCCAGGATGTAG